From Novosphingobium decolorationis, one genomic window encodes:
- a CDS encoding class I SAM-dependent methyltransferase, whose translation MRRFMLALSTCLGLIAAPVTADAAEDGAEVVSCNGCEALLELAAATPARKDDRARDVYRHPVETLKFMGVAPDMKVGEYAPGGGWYSRMLAPYLAEEGHLTGLYFNPDVVPFDGSKLAESAAAFPGKVVEWTGVDPDSVSGMTLKDIPDAEKGSYDRIVLFRMLHNMMNWNIADSEIKAMRTLLKDDGLLGVVQHRAKADAPFSYTNGSKGYLRQADVVRLMELNGFELVASSEINANAKDPANWEGGVWTLPPQFALKEQDKAKYAAIGESDRMTLLFRKRD comes from the coding sequence ATGCGCCGTTTCATGCTTGCTCTTTCCACCTGTCTTGGGCTGATCGCGGCCCCGGTCACGGCTGATGCGGCCGAGGATGGCGCCGAAGTCGTCTCGTGCAATGGCTGCGAGGCGCTGCTCGAACTTGCGGCCGCCACCCCAGCCCGCAAGGACGACCGCGCCCGCGATGTCTACCGCCACCCCGTGGAAACCCTTAAGTTCATGGGCGTTGCGCCCGACATGAAGGTCGGCGAATACGCACCGGGCGGCGGCTGGTATTCGCGCATGCTGGCCCCCTACCTTGCCGAGGAGGGGCATCTGACCGGCCTCTACTTCAACCCGGACGTGGTGCCCTTCGATGGAAGCAAGCTCGCCGAATCGGCTGCGGCTTTTCCGGGCAAGGTCGTCGAATGGACCGGCGTCGATCCCGATTCGGTCTCGGGCATGACGCTGAAGGACATTCCCGATGCCGAGAAGGGCTCGTACGACCGCATCGTCCTCTTCCGCATGCTGCACAACATGATGAACTGGAACATCGCGGATTCCGAAATCAAGGCCATGCGCACGCTCCTCAAGGACGATGGCCTGCTGGGCGTTGTCCAGCACCGCGCCAAGGCCGATGCGCCCTTCAGCTATACCAATGGCAGCAAGGGTTACCTGCGCCAGGCCGATGTCGTGCGGCTGATGGAGCTTAACGGCTTCGAGCTCGTCGCCAGCTCGGAGATCAATGCCAACGCCAAGGACCCCGCCAACTGGGAAGGCGGCGTGTGGACGCTGCCGCCGCAGTTCGCGCTCAAGGAGCAGGATAAGGCCAAGTATGCGGCCATCGGTGAAAGCGACCGCATGACGCTTCTTTTCCGCAAGCGGGACTGA
- a CDS encoding choice-of-anchor A family protein — translation MTDIRKIALGVATLAAALAPSAVLADSIPMVSGLDILRTWNLVVLGDLDSTSEVEGKTWVGGNLTGSSSNYQISGSVDNSNGVSGLTVVGDVTGNIKNLNNGSGAIVGGNVASGFNLNGGTQTVLVGGSISNTNVNSNVVQAGLGASDPAFIQNLTQQKSLISTSTQELSYTLGQMAATNTVAINGNRATFTATPGADGTAVFNITAAQLDSVGEISFDTGGADTVIVNVSGKSITLNDNFLGDASGLGENVIWNFPEAEELTLSTAWKGSVLAPHANARTGNYIEGSAVFGSLDQDGEMHVGTFAGGWDPSGDPHSGSTSGGSTSGGTDVPEPGMLLLFGLGLGGLALMVRRRRALVG, via the coding sequence ATGACCGATATTCGCAAGATTGCCCTTGGCGTGGCCACCCTGGCCGCAGCCCTCGCCCCTTCGGCCGTTCTTGCCGACTCGATCCCGATGGTCTCGGGGCTCGACATTCTGCGAACCTGGAACCTGGTAGTCCTGGGCGACCTCGATTCCACCTCGGAAGTCGAAGGCAAGACCTGGGTCGGAGGAAACCTCACCGGATCGTCCTCGAACTACCAGATTTCGGGCAGCGTCGACAATTCGAACGGCGTTTCGGGGCTGACCGTCGTTGGCGATGTCACCGGCAACATCAAGAACCTCAACAACGGATCGGGCGCCATTGTCGGCGGCAACGTAGCGAGCGGGTTCAACCTCAATGGCGGCACGCAGACGGTGCTGGTCGGCGGATCGATCAGCAACACCAACGTGAACAGTAACGTGGTGCAGGCGGGCCTTGGCGCCAGCGATCCCGCCTTCATCCAGAACCTCACCCAGCAAAAGAGCCTGATTTCCACCTCCACCCAGGAACTTTCCTATACGCTGGGTCAGATGGCGGCGACCAACACGGTCGCGATCAACGGCAACCGCGCGACCTTCACGGCAACGCCCGGAGCCGACGGTACGGCCGTCTTCAACATCACCGCGGCACAGCTCGACAGCGTGGGTGAGATTTCGTTCGACACCGGCGGCGCGGACACCGTCATCGTCAATGTCTCGGGCAAGTCGATCACGCTCAACGACAACTTCCTCGGCGATGCGAGCGGCCTTGGCGAGAACGTGATCTGGAACTTCCCCGAGGCCGAGGAACTGACCCTCTCGACCGCGTGGAAAGGCTCGGTCCTCGCTCCGCACGCGAACGCGCGCACGGGCAACTACATCGAGGGTTCGGCCGTCTTCGGCAGCCTCGACCAGGACGGCGAGATGCACGTGGGCACCTTCGCAGGTGGCTGGGACCCCAGCGGCGATCCCCACAGCGGCTCGACCTCGGGCGGCAGCACCTCGGGCGGAACCGATGTACCCGAGCCGGGCATGCTGCTGCTCTTCGGCCTTGGCCTGGGCGGCCTTGCCCTGATGGTGCGCCGCCGCCGCGCCCTCGTGGGCTGA
- the msrA gene encoding peptide-methionine (S)-S-oxide reductase MsrA gives METAIVAGGCFWCTEAVFRDVIGVTEVESGYIGGTTENPTYKEVCTGATGHAEGVRLTYDPAAISYAQILDVFLGTHDPTQLNRQGNDVGTQYRSAIFPLDDAQRAEAKAAIARAGEANTAPVVTSIEGPATWYPAEDYHQEYWEGEGQRNPYCMAVIPPKLMKLRKSFQNAVKSEKA, from the coding sequence ATGGAAACAGCCATCGTGGCAGGCGGATGCTTCTGGTGCACCGAAGCGGTATTCCGCGACGTCATCGGCGTCACCGAAGTCGAGAGCGGCTATATCGGCGGCACCACCGAGAACCCGACCTACAAGGAGGTATGCACGGGCGCGACCGGCCATGCCGAAGGCGTGCGCCTGACGTACGATCCGGCCGCCATCTCCTATGCCCAGATCCTCGACGTGTTCCTGGGCACGCACGATCCGACGCAGCTCAACCGCCAGGGCAATGACGTGGGCACGCAGTACCGCTCGGCGATCTTCCCCCTCGACGATGCGCAACGCGCCGAAGCCAAGGCCGCGATCGCACGTGCGGGCGAGGCCAACACGGCTCCGGTGGTGACCTCCATCGAGGGGCCCGCGACCTGGTACCCGGCCGAGGACTATCACCAGGAGTACTGGGAAGGCGAAGGCCAGCGCAATCCCTACTGCATGGCCGTGATTCCGCCCAAGCTGATGAAACTTCGCAAGAGTTTCCAGAACGCCGTAAAAAGCGAAAAGGCCTGA